The DNA region CGCCGGCTCCCGTCCGGCGTTCCAGCCCTGGGGGAGACATCATGCAGATCGGTGTTCCGGCGGAGACCTTGGAGGGAGAGACCCGTGTAGCGGTGACACCGGAGACGGTGAAGAAGCTGCGCGCGCAGGGCCATGAGGTCTGCATCCAGTCCGGCGCCGGCGTGCGCGCCAGCGTCACCGACGCAGCCTACGAAGCCGTGGGCGCGCAGCTCGTCGATGCCGCCACCGCCTGGGGCTGCACCCTGGTGCTCAAGGTGCGGTCGCCGCAGACCGCGGAGTGTGCCGCCCTGCAGCCCGGTGCCACGCTCGTCGGCATGCTGGACCCCTTCGACGCCCCCGGCCTGGAGCGGCTGGCCCAGGCCGGCGTGACGGCCTTTGCCCTGGAGGCCGCCCCCCGCACCACCCGCGCCCAGAGCATGGACGTGCTCTCCAGCCAGGCCAATATCGCTGGCTACAAGGCCGTGATGGTCGCCGCCGACCGCTACCAGCGCTTCTTTCCCATGCTGATGACCGCCGCAGGCACCGTGAAGGCGGCGCGCGTGGTGGTGCTGGGCGTCGGCGTGGCGGGGCTGCAGGCCATTGCCACCGCCAAGCGCCTGGGGGCTGTGATCGAGGCCTCGGACGTGCGCCCATCGGTCAAGGACCAGGTCGAATCCCTGGGCGCGCGCTTCATCGACGTGCCGTTCGAGACCGACGAGGAGCGCGAGGCCGCCCAGGGTGTGGGGGGCTATGCCCGCCCCATGCCGGCCGGCTGGCTGGCGCGCCAGCGCGCGGAAGTGGCGCTGCGCGTGGCACAGGCCGACGTGGTGATCTGCACCGCGCTGATCCCCGGGCGCGAGGCGCCTCTGTTGATGACGGCGGAGATGGTGCAGTCCATGAAGCCGGGCTCCGTCGTCGTCGATCTCGCCGCTGGCCGCGGCGCGGCCGGGCCGCACGGTGCACCCGGCGGCAACTGCGCGCTCACGGAAGCGGGTCGCACGGTGGTGCGCCATGGTGTGACGCTGGTGGGCGAAACCAATCTGCCGGCGCTGGTCGCGGCCGATGCCTCGGCGTTGTACGCACGCAATGTGCTGGATTTCCTCAAGCTCATCCTCAATGCCGAGGGAGCCCTCCATGTGGACCTGCAGGACGATATCGTCGCCGCCTGCTTGGTCGCCCGCGACGGGGCCGTGCAGCGTGCGTGACGCTGTGTTGCCGTACCGAGCGGGCTATGCTGCCGCACCCGTGCATGCCAGCGCGCAACCCGGCGGGCTGCGCTGCACGGTTCAGCGGCTTGGCCGCCAACCGATTCAAACCAAGAGAGAGGGAAGGTCCATGGGCGTCGTTCTGCAGATTCTGGGGCTGGTCATCACGTTCACGATGGCCATGGAAGCGTTGCGGCGCTTCGGCATCGATGTGGGGTGGCTCAACCCGCTGACCTTCTTTCGTCGGCGCGCGTGGAAGAAGAAGGTGACGACCCCGCCGCTCTACACGCTGGAGCATCCGGTGGACGTCGTCGCCGTGCTGGCTCTGGCAACGGTTCAGGCGACCGGCTCCGTGAGCGCGCAGCAGAAGGCGGGCGTGCAGGCGCTGCTGGCGGAGCACCTGGGCCTGGCCGAATCCGATGCGTCGGCCCTGTGCATTGCCAGCGGGCACATGCTGCGCAACCGGCCGCTGGCGGTGTCCGAGCTGCCGGCCGTGCTCGGGCCGAGCGCGGACAAGTTCACCGATTACCACCTGCAGACCCTGCAGACCATCATGCGCGCCGCCGCGCAGATCGAGCCGCCGCAAAACGCCGCGCAGCGCGAGCTGTTGGGGGCGGTGGACAGCTACTTCGCCAAGAGGAAGGCGGCCCAGGGTCCCTGGTCCTCCAGCACCTGATTGCCACCTTAGGAGGTTCGCCATGGAAGCCG from Paracidovorax wautersii includes:
- a CDS encoding Re/Si-specific NAD(P)(+) transhydrogenase subunit alpha, with translation MQIGVPAETLEGETRVAVTPETVKKLRAQGHEVCIQSGAGVRASVTDAAYEAVGAQLVDAATAWGCTLVLKVRSPQTAECAALQPGATLVGMLDPFDAPGLERLAQAGVTAFALEAAPRTTRAQSMDVLSSQANIAGYKAVMVAADRYQRFFPMLMTAAGTVKAARVVVLGVGVAGLQAIATAKRLGAVIEASDVRPSVKDQVESLGARFIDVPFETDEEREAAQGVGGYARPMPAGWLARQRAEVALRVAQADVVICTALIPGREAPLLMTAEMVQSMKPGSVVVDLAAGRGAAGPHGAPGGNCALTEAGRTVVRHGVTLVGETNLPALVAADASALYARNVLDFLKLILNAEGALHVDLQDDIVAACLVARDGAVQRA
- a CDS encoding phenylacetic acid degradation protein translates to MGVVLQILGLVITFTMAMEALRRFGIDVGWLNPLTFFRRRAWKKKVTTPPLYTLEHPVDVVAVLALATVQATGSVSAQQKAGVQALLAEHLGLAESDASALCIASGHMLRNRPLAVSELPAVLGPSADKFTDYHLQTLQTIMRAAAQIEPPQNAAQRELLGAVDSYFAKRKAAQGPWSSST